GGTGTAAAGATTCACTGCCTGATTTTCTTGATTTTCCATTAAGTTCGACTATCCCGAATAACCATCTTGATAGTAGTAACAACAATGGGATTGTGATTCCATCTGAGGATCTTGACAAACCAAATGATTGGCCTGATTGGGCTGATCAGCTTATCACTGACAACGATGCTTTGACATCTGATTGGAGTCAACTTCTTTCTGATGCAAGTGTTGCAAATCCAGAGACTATGGTTGGTGTTTTTCCTCTATGcgttgattactttttattttatagaGTCGGTAGATAATTTTGACATTCTTTCTTCTTTGTTTTTTGTCTGCCGCTGCAGTTATCACAACAGATTCTGGAAACCAATTTCCCAGTGCAGGAACCCCATATATCTCAACAGCTTCCAGCAACTTCAGGAGAAACTTGCAATGCTGCTGGTCAATCATCCTCTGCAAATTCTGCTTCTGCAAAGCAGCGAATGCGTTGGACACCAGAACTTCATGAGGCCTTTGTGGATGCAGTCAGCAAGCTGGGTGGAAGTGAAAGTAGATTTACTCGTCTTCACCCTACGAAGGCAATCTTGTATAATATGCATATTCTATTGCTCATGCCAATGAATTCTGAGTTTTTGTCACAGGAGCTACTCCCAAAGGTGTCCTGAAGCTGATGAAAGTTGAAGGTTTGACCATCTACCATGTTAAAAGCCACCTACAGGTATGTAAATCAGTAAGCATACTTGTTCTTAAACCTAAATTAATTGGATATATTTGAAATGGAATATGATCCCTTGAACGCAGAAATATCGAACAGCAAGATACAAACCGGAGACAACAGAAGGTGTGCCATTGTTTCTGTCCGATTTTTTGCTCCGATTTCTATGTTCATCCCATGAATTATGTCATTTCATCAAATGTCTTGTTCCGGtagtaaaaaaaatagaagaaatGTGTAGCACTGATAATTTGGGTAAAATGACATCCATGACTTGCGAGTAAAACTTTTTTCCCTTTCTTTATTTTAGCATAGTTTTGGTTTCAAGTTAAAGATGTTGTGCTCCTTTACCTCTATCTCCGCATGTGTATTTCTGTAGTATATATCGTTTTTTCAATGATATTCCTTTTGTTGGATTTTCTTAAGTTCAgcctttttaatttttaatagtcAGGTTCCAAAATTCCAGTAGTTCTTGTTTCATTCACAATATTATCCTATCGATACATTCTTCCTTTTCACCATAGTACGTTGCAAATTCTGAAGTTTTGTTTTAGGCATGATGATTGTTGATAAGATTTTTACTGATCGGTCCAGCTTTGTCGTATATTCTGTATCATCAACTATATCTAGTTTACTTGGTAATGACAACTAGTGCTTTTGTTCTATCCTGCATTTCGATACATTCTTCCTTCCCGCTATAGTACGTTACAAATTCTAAAGTTTATTTTAGGCATGATGATCTTGATAAGATTGTGACTGATTGGTCTATCTCTTTCGTATATTCTGTATCATCATCTTTATCTGGTTCACTTGGCAATGGCAACAAGTACTTGTGTTCTATCCTGTTTTTGATGTTATGGTCTTCTTAACTATACACTCTATGAAGTCACCATACAATGTATTTGTTTTGTCCtactttattatttttttttctgtaTGCAGAAGCAGAGAAAAAACTGACCTCCATTGAAGAACTCTCATCCCTGGACCTTAAAACGTAAGTTTGATGGATCTTTTGAATCATAACTTCACCGTGTTTTGAATGTTTTTCTGACTCTCACTTTcgtgaaattttttatttatgaagGGTTGGCAATGGCCAATTCTACTCTGATTACAATTAAATTAGGCAGAGTATGGGTGCTGGAATGGTGCAAAATCGATGGCTTAGACATATCTGTGACAAAGTTTATGAATAACTTTATATCCCTTTGTTTGTTTCTTTAGTACCCCATGACTTCCATTATCTTTTGATACTTTCAATTTTAGTTCTAGATTTATTTGCAGTACAATTATTCCTTTGTATGGTGGGAaacatgtttgattcaatataGAAGTGTGGCGGTTGTTAGCTGATCCTTGAAATCAGGAATCTGATTAGAATTGAGATCATGATGAGAATTGGGAGCTCtggaaatgataaaaattttgttataaaaattttgtttaGAATTGAATGTGCCGAATTTTAATAGCGTAGAGTGTGAAGTGTTCTGagatcatttctatcatcctacGGTTCTCTCTTGTGCTTAGCTTGCAGAAGTATTCTCGATCATGTTGGCAGCTACCATTTTTATAAAATGCAATATGCAGGGGCAATTTACAAGAACATTGCTGCTTCAGCTAGAATGGAAAAAATGTgaactataaaaaaaatatctgaCATCAGGAAAAAGTGTGTACCTGCCACCTGACATTAATTTCTATCATAGTAAGCTGCTTACTGTTgcattttttttcttgattggAATAGAGGTATTGAGCTCACAGAAGCATTACGATTGCAAATGGAAGTCCAAAAGCGACTTCATGAACAACTCGAGGTATGAGTTTTTGCTTCATTATTGAATTTCAGAACTAGGAAATAAGTTCTGAGGTCAGCTCCAACCACTTATAGTAATCGAAGGGCAGATGTACCTATGCTTTAACATATACTGATGCCTAATTATTCTTTCTGCAGATTCAAAGAAATCTACAACTTCGAATAGAAGAGCAAGGACGATATCTTCAGATGATGTTTGAGAAGCAGTGCAAGTCAGGCATGGACTTGATGAAGGGGACTTCAGTCACCCCCTTAAAAGAATCGGCTGAAGCAGCACAAAACTCTCtttcaaataataatttagaAGTTGAATCCGATAATAGCAAAACCAAGCTAAGTAATGTTGCTACCACATCAGGAGAAACTTCTCAGCCAGCAAAAGAGAAGCAAATTGCATCAGAAACTGCAGCTCTTGAAAATCTCGAGGAAGACGATACTGATGTAGCTGATTCGCCATCATCAAAGCGTGTTAAAGTGGACAGATATGAAAGGACAAGCAATCCTTGAGCATAAATAGAGTAGGGAATAAGGAGCCCTGAAGTTTCTGGTTCTTTATTATATCTATTAATATGGATGTAGGTTTGAATCTTGGATTCCTTCTGATTGTGATCTTCCGACCTTGTTTTTAATGGGGAATTTTGATAGGGAAATAAAGCAACTTTTCCCACAGAAATAACGATACTTAAATTGTACATATTTTATGGTATGGATTAATCGCGTGTCATGGATGCGATCACCCTTCAATTTTATCTGAGAACTGATCTTTaaactcaaaacatgctaaTTCTAAGAGAGTATTTCCATCGGATAGCTCTTCCTTTGATTTAAGAATCTTAATGTTTGCTTCTATTGCATAGTATTTCTACCTCTTCAAATGATGCCTATGTTTCTACTTTCTACAGGTCTGAATAAGTTGGGACTATTTCTAGATCAAAAGCTGTATGTttcaatattattaaaataataattttttttatattatatgtaatttaaaattttaaaaatacagataaaataaaaaatattttattaagataTGATAGTTGTAGATGAGATATAAATATACTAAATTAACTTAGTGGATTTCTAAGTAATTTGTTCCATAAAATATATGTAAGGATACCCAACATTTTCACATCACTTGATTGACCACACAATTTGATTTCGTCTTCTATCTATTTTATCTGAACGACTTTACAGTGATTTATCGATACTTCTTAAATtggatgaatttaataaatcaatggaaaattaattttaaaattatgaattttaaataatCCCACAATCCAAATGAAGAATAACCGAGGAAATTTGTAAAATAACATTGGTCAATTTAAGAAATTGACAATACAATTGATGATATCATTTTCTTCAATAAATAGTCGACTAAagttaaaaaacaaaatatctcAGAATAACCGAGACATTACCCACTCAAGTGTTGGCAAATCAAAGGGTTCTTAATCCGGTCACAAATTCTTCTCTCGACGTACAAATGGATTGGATGGCTTCCCATTTTGATTCTATTTTCGTAACCAACCtttcattttcaaataaaaatttcaaagtctaATTAATATGTTACAAATTGATATATACATTGTGTGGAGAAACTTCATGATTCCCTTTTCATGGTTGGAGAGATCGGCAAGAATGATTACAACTACGCAATCtttcaaggcaaatcaaatcCGATGATCATCTATATATGGTGATTATAACTACAATGTCTATGAGTGAGTTCCTTCTCAACTTGGCACGATTTTATGGTATGTCTCACTTATtatataaacattttaatttgaattaaaaCCCTTTTTTCAAAATATCATCCAAATTCATTCTATTATTTTTCATAGCAAAAAAATTCAGGCTAATTAATGTCTTTTTTGGTCCCCTATTGTTTTACCATTTTCCCGATTTGATTCCTAACTCTTTTTGTCGGGATAAGTTAGTCCTTAATATTTCTAATACACACCGAATTTAGTCAGTCCCCTATGTTAGAACTGCCCCGaaataatttgatatgaaataATTTGTATTAAATTAAAAGTAATGAGTGCTAAAAGAAATAATTcttatattaatatttaaaaattaagctAAGATTTGTCAAGTAACATTTAGTTTCTTGATATATTTTATCAACATCTATTTATTAAGTTAAGAATGTCGTTTGGACATAACTTTACCACAAAAACTATCTCAAACAGTGAGAATTGTCCAAGTCCGTGTATACAACAATAGTCAAGGACTTAATCCATCTGATGTGAAACATCTAATACACCCGTTCACGCTCATGAATGAAAATTTGAAACGTGAAGTTTACAACACATTTTAATAGGTGG
This Primulina eburnea isolate SZY01 chromosome 2, ASM2296580v1, whole genome shotgun sequence DNA region includes the following protein-coding sequences:
- the LOC140823276 gene encoding protein PHOSPHATE STARVATION RESPONSE 1-like; the protein is METRPALSIQRPGARQMNICCASGALSSSSTVLPSPLTQQPSGVISPLYSNSGVAGNMFSSSSEFSTDLHFPLVQLHEQPPQSPFISQSIDSGTSASLPRSVDSGVFQSASSNHRRESNDSWCKDSLPDFLDFPLSSTIPNNHLDSSNNNGIVIPSEDLDKPNDWPDWADQLITDNDALTSDWSQLLSDASVANPETMLSQQILETNFPVQEPHISQQLPATSGETCNAAGQSSSANSASAKQRMRWTPELHEAFVDAVSKLGGSERATPKGVLKLMKVEGLTIYHVKSHLQKYRTARYKPETTEEAEKKLTSIEELSSLDLKTGIELTEALRLQMEVQKRLHEQLEIQRNLQLRIEEQGRYLQMMFEKQCKSGMDLMKGTSVTPLKESAEAAQNSLSNNNLEVESDNSKTKLSNVATTSGETSQPAKEKQIASETAALENLEEDDTDVADSPSSKRVKVDRYERTSNP